The genomic region CCAGCTGCATGTCGCTGTTTTCACATTTAGAGTTAGAACCTGAATCGAGAGTCTTTGACATAAAAGCTTGGACAATTTCTTTTTGTAGCATAGCAAAGTCTACAGGGTCGAGTAAAACTGGTGAAGGGGACAGGAGAATGTGACACACAGATAAGGAAAGTTCGTACTAATTTCCCCATTTTTAACAGaatgcaaaacagaattatGCTTTATTATGAAAACTGGCATTAGAGTTATTGCTATTTGTGACTTTACAGTGTGATTTCACTAAgctggcaaagcaaaacaaggcaaCATTacaaaagatggaaaatgaaagtTAGGTTTTTAGTTTTGTGCTTTAAGTAACCCAGGAATAGGACCATGAGTTTAATTACTCTTAGTGGTATTGTATTTAAGGGCCGCTGAGTTAGACTTCTGTTTGTGCCAGAAGCTAAAGGTAATTTTTAGTAAATTTCACTGCTTCAGACTCTAATGACTACTTACATTGCAAaagtaacatttgaaaaaagttAAGGGAGCATAAAAAGTTTCTGTACTTATTGTTCTATTTTCATGTTACTCATAATTCTTAGGTTATTTAGAAACTTTCATTCTAACTTTTGTCACTCTTTTCTACTGTTTCCCACTGTAAAAAAACCTCTAGTAGCAGAGAGCTTTTCTGAGCTTTTTAAGGCAGAAGTTGGATATGGGTGAACACTGTCTAGTCACTTCGGTACTAAGCACAGATCAGAATTTGCTGAAATCTTTTGAGCCATTGCTcactttccttcattttttttttttttttttgtcctttccccccctcccccttggCAATTAAGTGCCAGTGTAGGTTAAGTTACTGGTCATTAAATCACATGTTGAGGCGCTTAGATTaaccaattattttaaatgagttgATTGTAAAAAGAGATTAAAccggggtttttttgttgttgttttgttttgcttttcttttgtaggaGATGCATCACTTTGAGGAAGAATTAACGTGTTCCATTTGCTACAGCATATTTGAAGATCCACGTGTTCTGCCCTGTTCCCACACGTTTTGTAGGAATTGTCTGGAAGGTGTTATCCAGCTGTCGAGCAACTTGGCCATTTGGAGAGCCCTGAGAGTTCCTCTGAAGTGTCCCAACTGCAGGAGTGTTGTTGAAATCCCTGCCGGTGGTACCGAGTCGTTGCCTGTCAACTTTGCCTTGAAAGCTATTATTGAGAAATACCAGCAGGAAGATCGCTCTGACGTTGCGACCTGCAGCGAACACTGCCGGCAGCCGCTGAACGTTTACTGTCTCTTGGATCGAAAGCTGGTGTGTGGGCATTGCCTTACGATAGGGAAGCACAACGGTCACCCGATAGATGACCTTCAGAGTGCttacataaaagaaaaggagacttGCGGAAAACTTCTCGAGCAGCTAACCGATAAACACTGGACTGATGTGTGTTTGCTTatagaaaagctgaaagaacagaagtCCCAGTGTGAAAGCGTTGTCCAGGATGATAAAAAAATAGTAGTgcagtattttaagaaacttaGCGATACCTTGGAGCACAAAAAACAAGCTCTGCTGACTGCACTGGATGAGATCAACGCACGCATTGTGGAAGAATACGAGCCGGTCATTgagaacttgaaaaaaataagggaagaaCAGCTCGAGTTAATGTGGCTGCAtacagctattaaaaaagaagagtcCCCgcttatttttcttgaaaaggtGAATGATATGCATCAACGTATAAAAgctttgaaacagaagcaaCTGCCGGATGTTAAACCTATGGAGATTTATCCAAGGATGGGGCATCTCTTGAGGGATGTGTGGTCTACAGTCGAGCTCAGTCAGATCAACAAGACCCTCactccaaaaataaaactgattccAAAAAGGAAGTTACGCAGCAAAGG from Falco rusticolus isolate bFalRus1 chromosome 13, bFalRus1.pri, whole genome shotgun sequence harbors:
- the TRIM59 gene encoding tripartite motif-containing protein 59; amino-acid sequence: MHHFEEELTCSICYSIFEDPRVLPCSHTFCRNCLEGVIQLSSNLAIWRALRVPLKCPNCRSVVEIPAGGTESLPVNFALKAIIEKYQQEDRSDVATCSEHCRQPLNVYCLLDRKLVCGHCLTIGKHNGHPIDDLQSAYIKEKETCGKLLEQLTDKHWTDVCLLIEKLKEQKSQCESVVQDDKKIVVQYFKKLSDTLEHKKQALLTALDEINARIVEEYEPVIENLKKIREEQLELMWLHTAIKKEESPLIFLEKVNDMHQRIKALKQKQLPDVKPMEIYPRMGHLLRDVWSTVELSQINKTLTPKIKLIPKRKLRSKGGGKEGRVSKKLLQAVNPLAVLLLFVTAVTVLSFYKPLSSVVMEATSACISEFWLLIYQDFSAHLQNTVDVLCHTCNSLMEFLGRIVSL